From a region of the Rhodococcus sp. 4CII genome:
- a CDS encoding 2Fe-2S iron-sulfur cluster-binding protein → MTFTVSVATDTVECRPDQPILDALLRGSVWMPNSCNQGTCGTCKLRVVSGSVDHGQSPEDTLTPAEREQGFALACQATPCSDTVVERLDAPPAGTVHALRDLVGTVSAIEDVARDTRRVLVTLDSPLEFSAGQYVELRVPGTDHGRQYSMANTPGESKQLEFHIRRQPGGVATDGWVFGSMSVGEPVEMVGPLGDFRLDPGDEGPMILLGGGTGLAPLKSIIRHALSTTPGRAIHLYHGVREEADLYDVDLLREWERAHRGFRYVPCLSGQTWSGRSGYVSDAFVEDFDTCRGYSGYLCGPPAMVDAGVKAFKRRRMAPRRIFREKFACRTRPSQYSANA, encoded by the coding sequence GTGACGTTCACCGTTTCCGTCGCCACCGACACCGTGGAATGCCGCCCCGACCAGCCGATACTGGACGCCCTCCTCCGGGGCAGCGTGTGGATGCCGAACTCGTGCAATCAGGGCACGTGTGGAACGTGCAAGCTGCGGGTGGTGTCGGGGTCCGTCGACCACGGCCAGTCACCCGAGGACACGCTGACCCCGGCCGAGCGCGAGCAGGGGTTCGCGTTGGCCTGCCAGGCCACCCCGTGCAGCGACACGGTGGTGGAACGCCTGGACGCGCCGCCCGCGGGCACCGTCCATGCACTGCGCGACCTCGTCGGCACCGTGAGCGCGATCGAGGACGTCGCCCGTGACACGCGGCGCGTTCTCGTCACACTCGACAGCCCCCTCGAATTCTCCGCTGGGCAGTACGTCGAACTGCGGGTCCCCGGCACCGACCACGGCCGCCAGTACTCGATGGCGAACACTCCGGGCGAGTCGAAACAGCTAGAGTTCCACATCCGCAGGCAACCGGGTGGAGTGGCGACGGACGGGTGGGTCTTCGGCTCGATGTCCGTCGGTGAACCCGTCGAGATGGTGGGACCGCTCGGCGACTTCCGGCTCGATCCCGGCGACGAGGGTCCGATGATCCTGCTCGGCGGCGGCACCGGCCTCGCCCCACTGAAATCCATCATTCGCCATGCGCTGTCGACGACGCCGGGTCGCGCGATCCACCTCTATCACGGCGTGCGGGAGGAGGCCGACCTGTACGACGTGGACTTGTTGCGGGAATGGGAACGAGCACACCGGGGGTTCCGGTACGTTCCGTGTCTCAGCGGTCAGACGTGGTCCGGGCGGTCGGGCTACGTCAGCGACGCGTTCGTGGAGGACTTCGACACCTGTCGCGGCTACTCCGGGTACCTGTGCGGGCCGCCGGCCATGGTCGACGCCGGCGTCAAGGCGTTCAAACGCCGGCGCATGGCTCCGCGACGCATCTTCCGCGAGAAGTTCGCATGCCGGACACGTCCTAGTCAGTACTCGGCAAATGCCTAG
- the benA gene encoding benzoate 1,2-dioxygenase large subunit has product MTETLYTAPSDDVRAKLADALIEDAETGRYQVRRSVFTDEDLFELEMKHIFEGNWIYLAHESQIPNVGDYFTTYMGRQPIVISRNKEGELNALVNACSHRGAMLCRRKTDNRTTFTCPFHGWTFNNSGKLLKVKDPREAGYPEQFNKDGSHDLTKVARFENYRGFLFGSLNADVPPLEEHLGDTTKIIDMIVDQSPDGLEVLRGASTYTYDGNWKLQTENGADGYHVSATHWNYAATTSRRESGESTNATKAMDAGKWSKQQGGYYSFDNGHLLLWTKWADPANRPLNERRDELVAEYGEDRADWMIGVSRNLCLYPNVYLMDQFGSQIRHFRPISVDKTEVTIYCIAPKGESRTARAARIRQYEDFFNATGMATPDDLEEFRSCQKTYQAGAAPFNDLSRGVTHQLQGPDENAKKIGINPISSGVKTEDEGLYPIQHGYWVRALTEALDADAAATNR; this is encoded by the coding sequence ATGACTGAAACCCTGTATACAGCGCCGTCCGACGACGTGCGCGCCAAGCTGGCCGACGCGCTGATCGAGGACGCCGAAACCGGCCGCTACCAGGTGCGACGCAGCGTCTTCACGGACGAGGACCTGTTCGAACTCGAAATGAAGCACATCTTCGAGGGCAATTGGATCTACCTGGCGCACGAGAGCCAGATTCCGAACGTCGGCGACTACTTCACCACGTACATGGGCCGCCAGCCGATCGTCATCTCCCGCAACAAGGAGGGCGAGCTCAATGCCCTGGTGAACGCGTGCAGCCACCGCGGCGCCATGCTCTGCCGGCGCAAGACCGACAACCGGACCACGTTCACCTGCCCCTTCCACGGGTGGACGTTCAACAACTCCGGCAAGCTCCTCAAGGTCAAGGACCCCCGCGAGGCCGGTTACCCGGAACAGTTCAACAAGGACGGCTCCCACGACCTCACCAAGGTCGCCCGGTTCGAGAACTACCGCGGATTCCTGTTCGGCAGCCTCAACGCCGACGTCCCACCGCTCGAGGAGCACCTCGGTGACACCACGAAGATCATCGACATGATCGTGGACCAGTCGCCCGACGGCCTCGAGGTGCTGCGCGGAGCGTCCACCTACACGTACGACGGCAACTGGAAGCTGCAGACCGAGAACGGTGCCGACGGCTACCACGTGTCCGCCACCCACTGGAACTACGCCGCGACCACGTCGAGACGCGAATCGGGTGAGTCCACCAACGCCACGAAGGCGATGGATGCCGGCAAGTGGTCGAAGCAGCAGGGCGGCTACTACTCGTTCGACAACGGCCACCTGCTGCTGTGGACCAAGTGGGCCGATCCCGCCAACCGTCCCCTCAACGAGCGCCGCGACGAACTCGTCGCCGAGTACGGCGAGGACCGCGCCGACTGGATGATCGGGGTGTCCCGCAACCTGTGCCTGTACCCGAACGTGTACCTGATGGACCAGTTCGGTTCGCAGATCCGGCACTTCCGCCCGATCTCCGTCGACAAAACCGAAGTCACCATCTATTGCATCGCCCCCAAGGGTGAGAGCCGCACGGCCCGCGCCGCCCGCATCCGGCAGTACGAGGACTTCTTCAACGCCACCGGTATGGCCACCCCGGACGATCTCGAGGAGTTCCGCTCCTGCCAGAAGACGTACCAGGCCGGTGCCGCCCCGTTCAACGACCTCAGCCGCGGTGTCACCCACCAGCTGCAGGGACCGGACGAGAACGCGAAGAAGATCGGCATCAACCCCATCTCGAGCGGCGTGAAGACCGAGGACGAGGGCCTCTACCCGATCCAGCACGGCTACTGGGTGCGGGCGCTCACCGAGGCACTCGACGCTGACGCCGCCGCGACCAACCGCTGA
- the benB gene encoding benzoate 1,2-dioxygenase small subunit: protein MTAVAENTVTQHDIEQFLYREARYLDDREFEKWIECYHPDSEFWMPAWADDGELTTDPMTEVSLIYYANRGGIEDRVFRIKTDRSSATSLPEPRTGHNISNVEVTERRGDVVDVRFNWFTLYFRYNTVDTYFGNSFYTIDFSGAQPLITKKKVVLKNDYIHHVVDIYHI, encoded by the coding sequence ATGACTGCAGTTGCCGAAAACACCGTCACCCAGCACGATATCGAGCAGTTCCTCTACCGTGAGGCCCGCTACCTCGACGACCGCGAGTTCGAGAAGTGGATCGAGTGCTATCACCCCGACTCCGAGTTCTGGATGCCGGCGTGGGCCGACGACGGCGAACTGACCACCGACCCGATGACCGAGGTCTCGCTGATCTATTACGCCAACCGCGGCGGCATCGAAGACCGGGTGTTCCGCATCAAGACCGACCGGTCGAGCGCCACGAGCCTTCCGGAACCCCGCACCGGGCACAACATCTCGAACGTCGAGGTCACGGAACGCCGCGGCGACGTCGTGGATGTCCGGTTCAATTGGTTCACCCTGTACTTCCGGTACAACACGGTCGACACGTACTTCGGAAACTCCTTCTACACGATCGACTTTTCCGGTGCGCAGCCTCTGATCACGAAGAAGAAGGTCGTGCTCAAGAACGACTACATCCACCACGTGGTCGACATCTACCACATCTGA
- the benC gene encoding benzoate 1,2-dioxygenase electron transfer component BenC, with product MTFQVALSFEDGITRFIKCDGDETVADASYRARINIPLDCRDGACGTCKSLCESGTYDGGDYIEEALTDDEAEQGFCLPCQMMPESDLVLQIPTTSDVAKTAAGTFSSTITEIRKFSDTTIGFTIDVANRDDLVFLPGQYVNITVPGTDATRSYSFSTGPTSRDLSFLVKITDGGLMSEYLRDRAQVGDTLEFTGPMGSFFLRQQKRRALLLAGGTGLAPLLSILDKMRTDAADHPVHLVYGVSSDADLVELDKLEEYTKSLPQFTFDYCVSDPASSAPNKGYVTGLFEPAHLNDGDVDVYLCGPPPMVEAVRDHLKSEGITPANFYFEKFNNAATPSGSAPSAEPADAAVEAAPAYEIGEEHQPLSESDAQFDARMALELGAMELTIGRMTQEQLSEYRILAETSCESIDNDHFTDAGAFTDTNAAFHEFLFRCTANDVLLEAYNRLEVTQLMTKVLRTADWVDEHIQHDHLDIVAAFEKGDRAAAHDLIVTHSAHAKATMCRAIERSTVA from the coding sequence ATGACTTTCCAAGTTGCACTGAGTTTCGAGGACGGGATCACCCGCTTCATCAAGTGTGACGGCGACGAGACGGTCGCCGACGCGTCCTACCGTGCGCGGATCAACATCCCCCTCGACTGCCGGGACGGGGCGTGCGGCACCTGCAAGTCGCTCTGCGAATCCGGCACGTACGACGGCGGCGACTACATCGAGGAAGCACTCACCGACGACGAGGCGGAGCAGGGATTCTGCCTCCCGTGCCAGATGATGCCGGAAAGCGATCTGGTGCTGCAGATCCCGACGACGTCCGACGTCGCCAAGACGGCCGCGGGGACGTTCTCGTCGACGATCACCGAGATCCGGAAGTTCTCCGACACCACCATCGGGTTCACGATCGACGTCGCGAACCGCGACGACCTCGTCTTCCTCCCGGGGCAGTACGTGAACATCACCGTCCCGGGGACGGACGCGACCCGTTCGTACTCGTTCAGCACCGGACCCACGTCGCGGGACCTGTCGTTCCTGGTCAAGATCACCGATGGCGGCCTGATGTCGGAGTACCTGCGCGACCGGGCGCAGGTCGGCGACACACTCGAATTCACCGGCCCGATGGGGAGCTTCTTCCTGCGTCAGCAGAAGCGTCGCGCGCTGCTGCTGGCCGGTGGCACCGGTCTCGCCCCGCTGCTGTCGATCCTCGACAAGATGCGCACCGACGCCGCCGACCACCCCGTGCACCTGGTCTACGGTGTGTCGTCCGACGCGGACCTGGTGGAGCTGGACAAGCTCGAGGAATACACGAAATCCCTGCCGCAGTTCACGTTCGACTACTGCGTGTCCGACCCCGCCAGCAGCGCCCCGAACAAGGGGTACGTCACCGGCCTGTTCGAGCCCGCACATCTGAACGACGGCGACGTGGACGTGTACCTGTGCGGACCTCCGCCGATGGTCGAGGCCGTCCGCGACCACCTGAAGTCGGAGGGCATCACGCCGGCGAACTTCTACTTCGAGAAGTTCAACAATGCGGCGACACCGAGTGGATCGGCACCGTCCGCAGAGCCGGCGGACGCCGCGGTCGAGGCCGCTCCCGCATATGAGATCGGCGAGGAACACCAGCCCCTGTCCGAGTCGGACGCCCAGTTCGACGCCCGCATGGCACTCGAACTCGGTGCGATGGAACTGACCATCGGCCGGATGACGCAGGAACAGCTGTCAGAGTACCGGATCCTCGCCGAGACCTCGTGCGAATCGATCGACAACGACCACTTCACGGACGCCGGCGCCTTCACCGACACCAACGCCGCCTTCCACGAGTTCCTGTTCCGGTGCACCGCCAACGACGTGCTCCTCGAGGCATACAACCGCCTGGAGGTCACGCAGCTGATGACCAAGGTGCTCCGCACCGCGGACTGGGTGGACGAGCACATCCAGCACGACCACCTCGACATCGTCGCGGCGTTCGAGAAGGGCGACCGGGCGGCCGCTCACGACCTGATCGTCACCCACAGCGCGCACGCTAAGGCCACCATGTGCCGCGCCATCGAGAGGAGCACCGTCGCATGA
- a CDS encoding 1,6-dihydroxycyclohexa-2,4-diene-1-carboxylate dehydrogenase, whose protein sequence is MSGHVTPHRFDGKAVAVTGAAQGIGLTVATRLAAEGASLILIDRAELVHDVAKGLRENGTEAHSITADLEQFADAEAAIDEARQQYGRLDVLINNVGGTIWAKPYEHYTAEQIQAEVQRSLFPTLWTCRAVLPHLIAQQSGTIVNVSSVATRGVNRVPYAASKGGVNALTASLALEAAQYGIRVVATAPGGTEAPARRVPRGPGAETDQEKAWYQQIVDQTIDSSLMKRYGTLDEQAAAIVFLASDEATYITGTVLPVAGGDLG, encoded by the coding sequence ATGAGCGGACACGTCACCCCGCACCGTTTCGACGGCAAGGCCGTCGCGGTCACCGGCGCAGCGCAGGGCATCGGACTGACCGTCGCGACCCGCCTCGCGGCGGAGGGTGCGTCGCTGATCCTGATCGACCGTGCCGAGCTGGTCCACGACGTCGCGAAGGGGTTGCGTGAGAACGGTACCGAAGCGCACAGCATCACCGCCGATCTCGAGCAGTTCGCCGACGCCGAGGCCGCGATCGACGAGGCACGGCAGCAGTACGGCCGGCTCGACGTGCTGATCAACAACGTCGGCGGCACCATCTGGGCCAAGCCGTACGAGCATTACACCGCCGAGCAGATCCAGGCGGAGGTGCAGCGGTCCCTGTTCCCGACCCTGTGGACGTGCCGCGCCGTCCTGCCCCACCTGATCGCCCAGCAGTCGGGCACCATCGTGAACGTGTCCTCCGTGGCCACCCGGGGCGTCAACCGCGTGCCGTATGCGGCATCGAAGGGCGGTGTCAACGCCCTCACCGCATCCCTCGCCCTCGAGGCCGCGCAGTACGGGATCCGCGTGGTCGCCACCGCTCCCGGCGGCACCGAGGCGCCGGCGCGCCGAGTGCCCCGCGGCCCCGGCGCGGAGACCGACCAGGAGAAGGCCTGGTATCAGCAGATCGTCGACCAGACGATCGACTCGTCGCTGATGAAGCGGTACGGAACGCTTGACGAGCAGGCCGCGGCCATCGTCTTCCTCGCCTCCGACGAGGCCACCTACATCACCGGGACGGTTCTCCCCGTCGCCGGTGGCGACCTGGGCTAG
- a CDS encoding aromatic acid/H+ symport family MFS transporter has protein sequence MNRSNPDTWASPRHRSAVIWVVAIATIAIIFDGYDLVVYGTILPTLMNDPSQLGEISAQQAGALGSYALIGVMVGALTAGAVGDHLGRRRMMLINIVWFSLGMGLAAMSTSVTMFGLLRFFTGIGVGGLVATAGAMVAEFAPPGKRNLYNAIVYSGVPAGGVLASLLAIVLRDTIGWRGLFWIGALPIVILLPLALVKLPESPKWLVARGHEDKVGFAALATRRYAWGTALLGLMSFSGLLLTYGLNTWLPKIMEDAGFNAKGSLSFLLVLNGGAILGGLIASKVADGIGPQRVVATTFGLAALALILLTLGFPLPVLLASVAVAGVGTIGTQVLIYGFVSNYYSTSARGAGVAWCAGFGRLGGIFGPLIGGALISAGISSQVAFYVFAGIAVLGGIVTFFVPRARAARPEVTTAYSTVQVS, from the coding sequence ATGAATCGATCCAATCCCGACACCTGGGCAAGTCCACGGCACCGCAGTGCCGTCATCTGGGTCGTCGCCATCGCGACGATCGCCATCATCTTCGACGGCTACGACCTGGTCGTGTACGGCACCATCCTTCCGACGTTGATGAACGATCCCAGTCAACTGGGCGAGATCTCCGCCCAGCAGGCCGGTGCGCTGGGCTCATACGCGCTCATCGGCGTCATGGTGGGCGCCCTCACCGCCGGCGCCGTGGGCGACCATCTCGGCCGGCGGCGGATGATGCTGATCAACATCGTGTGGTTCTCCCTCGGCATGGGGCTCGCCGCGATGTCGACCAGCGTCACGATGTTCGGTCTGCTGCGCTTCTTCACCGGCATCGGAGTCGGTGGTCTCGTCGCCACCGCCGGGGCGATGGTGGCGGAGTTCGCGCCTCCCGGGAAGCGGAACCTGTACAACGCGATCGTCTACAGCGGCGTCCCCGCCGGCGGGGTGCTCGCGTCCCTGCTCGCGATCGTGCTGCGCGACACGATCGGTTGGCGCGGCCTCTTCTGGATCGGCGCACTGCCCATCGTGATCCTGCTTCCGCTGGCGCTCGTGAAACTGCCCGAGTCCCCGAAGTGGCTCGTCGCCCGAGGGCACGAGGACAAGGTCGGCTTCGCCGCGCTCGCGACCCGCCGTTACGCCTGGGGCACTGCCCTTCTCGGACTGATGAGCTTCTCCGGCCTGCTGCTCACCTACGGACTCAACACCTGGCTTCCGAAGATCATGGAGGACGCCGGTTTCAACGCGAAAGGTTCGCTGTCCTTCCTGCTGGTCCTCAACGGTGGCGCGATCCTCGGCGGTCTGATCGCTTCCAAGGTGGCCGACGGCATCGGGCCGCAACGCGTCGTCGCCACGACGTTCGGCCTCGCCGCACTCGCCCTGATCCTCCTGACGCTCGGCTTCCCGCTTCCGGTGCTCCTGGCGTCCGTCGCCGTTGCCGGAGTCGGCACCATCGGCACCCAGGTCCTGATCTACGGCTTCGTGTCCAACTACTATTCGACGTCCGCGCGCGGCGCGGGAGTGGCCTGGTGCGCCGGGTTCGGCCGGCTGGGCGGCATCTTCGGCCCCCTGATCGGCGGAGCCCTGATCAGCGCAGGCATCAGCAGCCAGGTGGCGTTCTACGTCTTCGCGGGTATCGCCGTCCTGGGCGGGATCGTGACGTTCTTCGTCCCGCGCGCACGAGCAGCACGTCCCGAGGTCACGACCGCCTATTCCACCGTCCAGGTGTCGTGA
- a CDS encoding 2-oxoacid:ferredoxin oxidoreductase subunit beta produces the protein MISRVGADLGLSATAHVPTTDEPQKAKDFASDQEVRWCPGCGDYVILATIRSFLPELGLRRENLMFVSGIGCSSRFPYYLDTYGLHSIHGRAPAIATGLAVTRPDLSVWVVTGDGDALSIGGNHLIHALRRNVNMTILLFNNRIYGLTKGQYSPTSEVGKVTKSTPLGSVDHPFNTLSLALGAEATFAARAMDSDRKGLTDVLRQAAAHRGTSFVEIYQDCPIFNDGSFDVLRKDGAEQRLIPLTHGDPIIFGKAGEYCVVRSGFGLKVTATADVDPGEIVVHDAHTDDPDYAYALSRLSDQDLTHTVTGVFRSVARDTYDDMVRLQNEIARESDPVDDGSLQRLLTGHDTWTVE, from the coding sequence ATGATCAGTCGTGTCGGTGCAGATCTGGGACTGAGCGCCACCGCTCACGTTCCCACGACCGACGAACCGCAGAAGGCCAAGGACTTCGCCTCCGATCAGGAGGTGCGGTGGTGTCCGGGGTGCGGAGACTACGTCATTCTCGCCACGATCCGAAGTTTCCTGCCGGAGTTGGGACTCCGGCGCGAGAACCTGATGTTCGTCTCCGGCATCGGATGCTCGAGCCGGTTCCCGTACTACCTCGACACGTACGGGCTGCATTCGATCCACGGTCGCGCACCGGCCATCGCGACCGGGCTGGCGGTGACGCGGCCCGATCTGTCGGTGTGGGTGGTCACCGGTGACGGCGACGCCCTGTCGATCGGCGGCAACCACCTCATCCACGCCCTGCGGAGAAACGTCAACATGACGATCCTGTTGTTCAACAACAGGATCTACGGGCTGACCAAGGGGCAGTACTCACCGACGTCGGAGGTCGGGAAGGTCACCAAATCGACGCCGCTGGGATCGGTGGATCACCCGTTCAACACACTGTCTCTCGCGTTGGGAGCGGAGGCGACGTTCGCGGCCCGTGCGATGGACTCGGACCGCAAGGGGCTGACCGACGTGCTGCGGCAGGCGGCGGCGCACCGCGGCACGTCGTTCGTGGAGATCTACCAGGACTGCCCGATCTTCAACGACGGCTCGTTCGACGTCTTACGCAAGGACGGTGCGGAACAGCGCCTGATCCCGCTGACGCACGGCGATCCGATCATCTTCGGCAAAGCAGGCGAATACTGCGTCGTCCGCTCGGGTTTCGGTCTGAAGGTGACCGCGACCGCCGACGTCGACCCGGGCGAGATCGTGGTGCACGACGCCCACACCGACGACCCCGACTACGCGTACGCCCTGTCGAGGCTCTCCGATCAGGACCTCACGCACACCGTCACCGGCGTGTTCCGCAGCGTCGCGCGGGACACGTACGACGACATGGTTCGCCTGCAGAACGAGATCGCACGGGAGAGCGACCCCGTCGACGACGGCTCCCTGCAACGCCTGCTGACCGGTCACGACACCTGGACGGTGGAATAG
- a CDS encoding 2-oxoacid:acceptor oxidoreductase subunit alpha yields MTTEANSTKLERVAIRFAGDSGDGMQLTGDRFTSEAAAFGNDLATQPNFPAEIRAPQGTLPGVSSFQIQIADYDILTAGDRPDVLVAMNPAALKANLADLPRGGMIIVDTDEFTKRNLAKVGYATSPLDDDSLEDYVVHPVAMSTLTVGAVEPAGLSRKDGERAKNMFALGLLSWMYNRPSHSIERFLQTKFAAKPQIAEGNLLAFKAGWNYGETTESFATTYEVSAATLPPATYRQVTGNIALAYGVVTAGRLASRDVFLGTYPITPASDILHELSKHRNLGVTTFQAEDEIAGIGAALGASIGGALGVTSTSGPGLALKSEAIGLAVMTEVPLLVIDVQRGGPSTGLPTKTEQSDLLQAMYGRNGESPVAVIAPCSPADCFDAAVEAARIAFTYRTPVLLLSDGAIANGSEPWAVPDVAGLERIDPGCETAPPAGGEFAPYARDRETLARAVAIPGTPGLEHRIGGLEKADGSGDISYDPANHDLMVRLRQAKIDGISVPDVVVDDPSGEADLLLVGWGSSYGPIGEACRRARREGKKVAHVQVRNLNPLPANLGAVLRSYGTVVAPEMNLGQLATILRSRFLVDVQSVTKVRGLAFLGDELHEVIDAALAGTLREHELAKTTDALASATYRSTGPRWEESV; encoded by the coding sequence ATGACGACGGAGGCGAACTCCACGAAGTTGGAGCGGGTGGCCATCCGCTTTGCCGGTGACTCGGGCGACGGCATGCAGTTGACCGGCGACCGGTTCACGTCGGAGGCGGCCGCATTCGGCAACGACCTCGCCACCCAGCCCAACTTCCCCGCCGAGATCCGGGCGCCGCAGGGCACCCTCCCCGGGGTGTCGTCGTTCCAGATCCAGATCGCCGACTACGACATCCTGACCGCCGGCGACCGCCCGGACGTCCTGGTCGCCATGAACCCGGCAGCGTTGAAGGCGAACCTGGCCGATCTGCCGCGCGGCGGCATGATCATCGTCGACACCGACGAGTTCACCAAGCGGAATCTCGCGAAGGTCGGATACGCCACGAGTCCACTCGACGACGACTCCCTCGAGGACTACGTCGTGCATCCGGTGGCGATGTCGACGTTGACGGTCGGCGCGGTCGAACCCGCCGGCCTGAGCCGCAAGGACGGCGAACGGGCGAAGAACATGTTCGCCCTCGGGTTGCTGTCGTGGATGTACAACCGTCCCAGTCACAGCATCGAGCGGTTCCTGCAGACCAAGTTCGCCGCGAAGCCGCAGATCGCGGAGGGCAACCTCCTCGCGTTCAAGGCGGGCTGGAATTACGGGGAGACGACGGAGAGTTTCGCGACCACGTACGAGGTGTCGGCGGCGACGCTCCCGCCCGCCACCTACCGTCAGGTCACCGGAAACATCGCACTGGCGTACGGGGTGGTGACCGCAGGCCGGCTGGCGTCGCGGGACGTCTTCCTCGGCACCTATCCCATCACCCCGGCATCGGACATCCTGCACGAACTGAGCAAGCACCGGAACCTCGGCGTCACCACGTTCCAGGCGGAGGACGAGATCGCCGGGATCGGTGCGGCGCTGGGCGCGTCGATCGGCGGCGCCCTCGGGGTGACGAGCACGTCCGGGCCCGGGCTGGCGCTCAAGAGCGAAGCGATCGGGCTGGCGGTGATGACGGAGGTGCCGTTGCTGGTCATCGACGTCCAGCGTGGTGGCCCCTCGACCGGGCTTCCGACGAAGACCGAGCAGTCGGATCTGTTGCAGGCGATGTACGGACGCAACGGCGAGTCGCCTGTTGCGGTGATCGCGCCGTGCTCGCCGGCCGACTGCTTCGATGCGGCGGTGGAGGCTGCGCGGATCGCGTTCACCTACCGCACTCCGGTGCTGTTGCTGTCGGACGGGGCCATCGCGAACGGGAGCGAACCGTGGGCCGTTCCGGACGTGGCCGGACTGGAGCGGATCGACCCCGGCTGCGAGACGGCCCCACCGGCAGGCGGCGAGTTCGCACCGTACGCGCGCGACCGGGAGACGCTCGCCCGTGCCGTGGCGATCCCGGGGACACCCGGACTCGAACACCGGATCGGCGGTCTCGAGAAGGCCGACGGCAGCGGCGACATCTCCTACGATCCCGCCAACCACGACCTGATGGTTCGGTTGCGCCAGGCCAAGATCGACGGAATCAGCGTCCCCGACGTGGTCGTCGACGACCCCTCGGGGGAGGCCGACCTGTTGCTCGTCGGGTGGGGCAGCTCGTACGGGCCCATCGGCGAGGCCTGCCGGCGTGCCCGTCGTGAGGGCAAGAAGGTGGCCCACGTGCAGGTGCGTAATCTCAACCCGTTGCCCGCGAATCTCGGTGCGGTGCTCCGCAGTTATGGGACCGTCGTCGCACCGGAGATGAATCTGGGCCAGCTCGCGACGATCCTTCGTTCGAGGTTCCTCGTCGACGTGCAGTCGGTGACCAAGGTGCGGGGACTGGCCTTCCTCGGCGACGAACTGCACGAGGTGATCGACGCCGCCCTCGCCGGAACGTTGCGGGAACACGAGTTGGCGAAGACCACCGACGCGCTCGCGTCGGCGACCTACCGATCGACCGGACCCCGGTGGGAGGAATCGGTGTGA